Proteins encoded within one genomic window of Agelaius phoeniceus isolate bAgePho1 chromosome Z, bAgePho1.hap1, whole genome shotgun sequence:
- the TOPORS gene encoding E3 ubiquitin-protein ligase Topors isoform X1, whose product MADPSRRLAEGARRRRPPGEERREPPGTGRCRTRHRLKAAAALARTGSEGPAANMTSDKEFAEDSNFSPKASTSKLPTDASPDSKCPICLDRFDNVAYLDRCLHRFCFRCVQEWSKNKAECPLCKQPFFSIFHTIRAEDDFKEYILSPLETSSFASPDGRRFRYRTTLTRERRRRGSPSRRVASPPDNGMLFEGLSSEPARHRHREIEQMLRRLASRRKASAEGRSLRQIQEEDMITFRRALYRTGVRIRSIQDGGRYREISAEFFRRNPACLHRLVPWLKRELTVLFGAHGSLINIVQHIIMSNVTRYDLESQAFADDLKPFLLNRTEHFLHEFISFARCPFNLESYDQHANYDCPAPSYEEGSHSDSSIITISPDVAYPQGPDHSLSVPGLGQAPWDDETPGPSYSISEEVRATIASPLESSESSDEDSASGSRRTKLQTELQANADSNDSGSSSDNCVIVGYVKPLAERTPEVVELSSDSEESIKEEKREDVKKQRPVQCHSWSDSDPSRSFSPHSPTYGEDVGSCRSCLSPAVEKMESKGNEKNKYKRKDLPPQDLSWSPSPGSDTVCSPWNHRLSKKGKSRSPQSCSRDSRGSHGHRSRREHRSKSQLKKRRSRSRDSSKHRSKRSSRRSRAHDTRASLKSQRGSLSGESTPSREVSRSRSRSKGHSKRRSRSRDSDRYYVRDSYQSRHQWGSAFCSRKVFGDSYESSSRRRTRSNTLYSRQSSSPEYRIRSFIERTDLHSQRGLHERHYYCYERCRSRSRSSNRSRTPSGGNDRMKSEKPGGKRKYKTRHLENAFMESTSLERENESKKTSSKFVDCCKNEDSLSDNRASSETKRKKRKKKMRSPSVEIVYEGKATDTTRHLKKKKKKHKKKHRKHHTSNSVHSSPVVITIDSDSSKEPESTEWDSSITWTGTTQINERENESPSSFLRSTGCEETGEVDKKYGIPDTRENLGGGVRNADVKIQETAADQSVATVSTSSNTSHTETVTSYVQEAPAAPSSQLPSPRTSFLECPEREPLILRLPKRLVNRSSWFDFPEEKM is encoded by the coding sequence AACATGACATCAGATAAGGAGTTTGCAGAAGATAGCAATTTTTCTCCGAAAGCCAGCACCAGTAAGCTGCCGACAGATGCGTCTCCCGACTCCAAGTGCCCCATCTGCCTGGACAGATTTGACAACGTGGCGTATCTGGATCGCTGCTTGCACAGGTTCTGCTTCCGCTGCGTCCAAGAGTGGTCCAAGAACAAAGCAGAATGCCCGCTGTGCAAGCAACccttcttttccattttccatacGATTCGTGCTGAAGATGACTTCAAGGAGTACATCCTGAGCCCTTTAGAAACAAGCTCTTTTGCCAGCCCCGATGGCCGGAGGTTTCGTTACCGCACCACCTTAACGAGGGAACGCCGCAGGCGCGGTTCCCCTTCCCGAAGGGTGGCGTCCCCTCCGGATAACGGGATGTTGTTTGAAGGGCTGTCGAGCGAGCCGGCGCGACACAGGCACAGAGAGATTGAGCAGATGCTCAGGAGGCTGGCCTCGAGGAGGAAGGCCAGCGCGGAGGGCAGATCTCTGCGTCAGATTCAGGAGGAGGACATGATCACCTTCCGCAGGGCTCTGTACCGCACCGGCGTGCGCATCCGCAGCATCCAGGACGGCGGCCGATACCGAGAGATTTCGGCCGAGTTCTTCCGGCGCAACCCTGCTTGCCTTCACCGCCTGGTTCCTTGGCTGAAGCGAGAGCTTACGGTCCTGTTTGGTGCCCATGGGTCTCTGATCAATATTGTGCAGCACATCATCATGAGTAACGTAACCAGGTACGATCTGGAAAGCCAGGCCTTTGCTGACGATCTGAAGCCCTTTCTGCTGAATCGGACAGAGCACTTCCTGCACGAATTCATCAGTTTTGCTCGTTGTCCTTTTAACTTAGAATCATACGATCAACACGCCAATTATGACTGTCCTGCACCGTCGTATGAGGAAGGAAGCCACTCAGACTCATCAATTATCACAATATCTCCAGATGTGGCGTACCCGCAAGGGCCGGATCATAGTTTGTCTGTTCCTGGCCTTGGTCAGGCCCCGTGGGATGACGAAACTCCGGGGCCTTCCTATTCCATTTCAGAAGAGGTTCGTGCAACCATAGCTTCTCCTCTGGAGTCATCAGAAAGTTCTGACGAGGACTCTGCTTCAGGGAGCCGAAGAACCAAGCTGCAGACTGAGTTACAGGCTAATGCTGACTCAAACGACAGCGGCTCTTCCTCAGACAATTGTGTCATTGTTGGGTACGTTAAGCCGCTAGCTGAGAGGACCCCAGAAGTGGTTGAGCTGTCCTCTGACTCTGAGGAGTCCAtcaaggaagagaaaagggaagatGTCAAGAAACAGCGACCAGTGCAGTGTCACAGCTGGAGTGACAGTGACCCAAGCAGGAGCTTCTCACCACATTCCCCAACATATGGGGAGGATGTAGGAAGTTGTAGAAGCTGTTTATCTCCTGCAGTTGAGAAGATGGAATCAAAAGGGAATGAGAAGaacaaatacaaaagaaaagatCTGCCTCCACAGGACTTGAGTTGGAGCCCCTCTCCAGGGAGTGATACAGTATGCTCCCCTTGGAATCACAGATTGTCTAAAAAGGGAAAGTCTAGAAGCCCACAGTCCTGTTCACGGGACAGTCGAGGCAGCCATGGCCATCGGTCTAGAAGGGAGCACCGTAGCAAAAGCCAACTTAAAAAGAGACGATCGAGAAGCAGAGATAGTAGCAAACATAGgagcaaaagaagcagcagaagatCAAGGGCTCATGACACCAGAGCCTCTCTGAAAAGCCAGAGGGGCTCTCTAAGTGGTGAGAGCACTCCATCCAGAGAAGTGAGCAGATCACGTTCACGCAGCAAAGGCCACAGTAAAAGGAGATCAAGAAGTAGAGACAGCGATCGCTATTATGTAAGAGACAGTTACCAAAGCAGACACCAGTGGGGTTCTGCTTTCTGTAGTCGAAAGGTGTTTGGAGACAGCTATGAATCCTCCAGCAGAAGGAGGACCCGGTCTAACACTCTTTACTCACGGCAATCTTCTAGTCCAGAATACAGGATACGATCATTTATTGAGAGGACAGATCTGCATAGCCAGAGGGGACTCCATGAGAGACACTATTACTGTTACGAAAGATGCAGGTCAAGGAGTCGGTCAAGCAACAGATCAAGGACTCCTTCTGGAGGAAATGACAGAATGAAAAGTGAAAAGCCTGGTGGAAAAAGGAAGTACAAAACTCGCCACCTGGAGAATGCATTCATGGAAAGCACAAgtctagaaagagaaaatgagTCCAAGAAAACTTCCTCAAAATTTGTTGACTGCTGCAAAAATGAAGATAGCCTGTCAGACAATCGTGCAAGCAGTGAGACAAAGCgtaagaaaaggaagaagaaaatgaggAGTCCAAGTGTGGAGATAGTCTATGAAGGAAAAGCAACGGACACAACGAGgcatcttaaaaagaaaaagaaaaagcataagAAGAAACACCGGAAACATCACACGAGTAACTCAGTACATTCTTCTCCGGTGGTGATTACAATTGATAGTGATAGTAGTAAGGAACCAGAAAGTACCGAATGGGACAGCAGTATTACATGGACAGGAACAACTCAAATAAATGAGAGGGAAAATGAGTCTCCATCTTCTTTTCTGAGGAGCACAGGATGTGAGGAAACTGGAGAAGTAGACAAAAAGTATGGTATCCCTGACACAAGAGAAAACTTAGGTGGTGGCGTTAGAAATGCTGATGTCAAAATTCAGGAAACAGCAGCTGATCAGAGTGTTGCCACAGTGAGTACCAGCAGCAACACCTCTCACACAGAAACTGTAACCAGTTATGTTCAGGAAGCACCAGCAGCGCCTTCCAGTCAACTGCCTTCCCCCAGGACTTCCTTCCTAGAGTGTCCAGAGAGAGAGCCATTGATACTGAGACTGCCAAAGAGACTTGTCAACAGATCCTCGTGGTTTGAtttcccagaagaaaaaatGTAG
- the TOPORS gene encoding E3 ubiquitin-protein ligase Topors isoform X2 translates to MTSDKEFAEDSNFSPKASTSKLPTDASPDSKCPICLDRFDNVAYLDRCLHRFCFRCVQEWSKNKAECPLCKQPFFSIFHTIRAEDDFKEYILSPLETSSFASPDGRRFRYRTTLTRERRRRGSPSRRVASPPDNGMLFEGLSSEPARHRHREIEQMLRRLASRRKASAEGRSLRQIQEEDMITFRRALYRTGVRIRSIQDGGRYREISAEFFRRNPACLHRLVPWLKRELTVLFGAHGSLINIVQHIIMSNVTRYDLESQAFADDLKPFLLNRTEHFLHEFISFARCPFNLESYDQHANYDCPAPSYEEGSHSDSSIITISPDVAYPQGPDHSLSVPGLGQAPWDDETPGPSYSISEEVRATIASPLESSESSDEDSASGSRRTKLQTELQANADSNDSGSSSDNCVIVGYVKPLAERTPEVVELSSDSEESIKEEKREDVKKQRPVQCHSWSDSDPSRSFSPHSPTYGEDVGSCRSCLSPAVEKMESKGNEKNKYKRKDLPPQDLSWSPSPGSDTVCSPWNHRLSKKGKSRSPQSCSRDSRGSHGHRSRREHRSKSQLKKRRSRSRDSSKHRSKRSSRRSRAHDTRASLKSQRGSLSGESTPSREVSRSRSRSKGHSKRRSRSRDSDRYYVRDSYQSRHQWGSAFCSRKVFGDSYESSSRRRTRSNTLYSRQSSSPEYRIRSFIERTDLHSQRGLHERHYYCYERCRSRSRSSNRSRTPSGGNDRMKSEKPGGKRKYKTRHLENAFMESTSLERENESKKTSSKFVDCCKNEDSLSDNRASSETKRKKRKKKMRSPSVEIVYEGKATDTTRHLKKKKKKHKKKHRKHHTSNSVHSSPVVITIDSDSSKEPESTEWDSSITWTGTTQINERENESPSSFLRSTGCEETGEVDKKYGIPDTRENLGGGVRNADVKIQETAADQSVATVSTSSNTSHTETVTSYVQEAPAAPSSQLPSPRTSFLECPEREPLILRLPKRLVNRSSWFDFPEEKM, encoded by the coding sequence ATGACATCAGATAAGGAGTTTGCAGAAGATAGCAATTTTTCTCCGAAAGCCAGCACCAGTAAGCTGCCGACAGATGCGTCTCCCGACTCCAAGTGCCCCATCTGCCTGGACAGATTTGACAACGTGGCGTATCTGGATCGCTGCTTGCACAGGTTCTGCTTCCGCTGCGTCCAAGAGTGGTCCAAGAACAAAGCAGAATGCCCGCTGTGCAAGCAACccttcttttccattttccatacGATTCGTGCTGAAGATGACTTCAAGGAGTACATCCTGAGCCCTTTAGAAACAAGCTCTTTTGCCAGCCCCGATGGCCGGAGGTTTCGTTACCGCACCACCTTAACGAGGGAACGCCGCAGGCGCGGTTCCCCTTCCCGAAGGGTGGCGTCCCCTCCGGATAACGGGATGTTGTTTGAAGGGCTGTCGAGCGAGCCGGCGCGACACAGGCACAGAGAGATTGAGCAGATGCTCAGGAGGCTGGCCTCGAGGAGGAAGGCCAGCGCGGAGGGCAGATCTCTGCGTCAGATTCAGGAGGAGGACATGATCACCTTCCGCAGGGCTCTGTACCGCACCGGCGTGCGCATCCGCAGCATCCAGGACGGCGGCCGATACCGAGAGATTTCGGCCGAGTTCTTCCGGCGCAACCCTGCTTGCCTTCACCGCCTGGTTCCTTGGCTGAAGCGAGAGCTTACGGTCCTGTTTGGTGCCCATGGGTCTCTGATCAATATTGTGCAGCACATCATCATGAGTAACGTAACCAGGTACGATCTGGAAAGCCAGGCCTTTGCTGACGATCTGAAGCCCTTTCTGCTGAATCGGACAGAGCACTTCCTGCACGAATTCATCAGTTTTGCTCGTTGTCCTTTTAACTTAGAATCATACGATCAACACGCCAATTATGACTGTCCTGCACCGTCGTATGAGGAAGGAAGCCACTCAGACTCATCAATTATCACAATATCTCCAGATGTGGCGTACCCGCAAGGGCCGGATCATAGTTTGTCTGTTCCTGGCCTTGGTCAGGCCCCGTGGGATGACGAAACTCCGGGGCCTTCCTATTCCATTTCAGAAGAGGTTCGTGCAACCATAGCTTCTCCTCTGGAGTCATCAGAAAGTTCTGACGAGGACTCTGCTTCAGGGAGCCGAAGAACCAAGCTGCAGACTGAGTTACAGGCTAATGCTGACTCAAACGACAGCGGCTCTTCCTCAGACAATTGTGTCATTGTTGGGTACGTTAAGCCGCTAGCTGAGAGGACCCCAGAAGTGGTTGAGCTGTCCTCTGACTCTGAGGAGTCCAtcaaggaagagaaaagggaagatGTCAAGAAACAGCGACCAGTGCAGTGTCACAGCTGGAGTGACAGTGACCCAAGCAGGAGCTTCTCACCACATTCCCCAACATATGGGGAGGATGTAGGAAGTTGTAGAAGCTGTTTATCTCCTGCAGTTGAGAAGATGGAATCAAAAGGGAATGAGAAGaacaaatacaaaagaaaagatCTGCCTCCACAGGACTTGAGTTGGAGCCCCTCTCCAGGGAGTGATACAGTATGCTCCCCTTGGAATCACAGATTGTCTAAAAAGGGAAAGTCTAGAAGCCCACAGTCCTGTTCACGGGACAGTCGAGGCAGCCATGGCCATCGGTCTAGAAGGGAGCACCGTAGCAAAAGCCAACTTAAAAAGAGACGATCGAGAAGCAGAGATAGTAGCAAACATAGgagcaaaagaagcagcagaagatCAAGGGCTCATGACACCAGAGCCTCTCTGAAAAGCCAGAGGGGCTCTCTAAGTGGTGAGAGCACTCCATCCAGAGAAGTGAGCAGATCACGTTCACGCAGCAAAGGCCACAGTAAAAGGAGATCAAGAAGTAGAGACAGCGATCGCTATTATGTAAGAGACAGTTACCAAAGCAGACACCAGTGGGGTTCTGCTTTCTGTAGTCGAAAGGTGTTTGGAGACAGCTATGAATCCTCCAGCAGAAGGAGGACCCGGTCTAACACTCTTTACTCACGGCAATCTTCTAGTCCAGAATACAGGATACGATCATTTATTGAGAGGACAGATCTGCATAGCCAGAGGGGACTCCATGAGAGACACTATTACTGTTACGAAAGATGCAGGTCAAGGAGTCGGTCAAGCAACAGATCAAGGACTCCTTCTGGAGGAAATGACAGAATGAAAAGTGAAAAGCCTGGTGGAAAAAGGAAGTACAAAACTCGCCACCTGGAGAATGCATTCATGGAAAGCACAAgtctagaaagagaaaatgagTCCAAGAAAACTTCCTCAAAATTTGTTGACTGCTGCAAAAATGAAGATAGCCTGTCAGACAATCGTGCAAGCAGTGAGACAAAGCgtaagaaaaggaagaagaaaatgaggAGTCCAAGTGTGGAGATAGTCTATGAAGGAAAAGCAACGGACACAACGAGgcatcttaaaaagaaaaagaaaaagcataagAAGAAACACCGGAAACATCACACGAGTAACTCAGTACATTCTTCTCCGGTGGTGATTACAATTGATAGTGATAGTAGTAAGGAACCAGAAAGTACCGAATGGGACAGCAGTATTACATGGACAGGAACAACTCAAATAAATGAGAGGGAAAATGAGTCTCCATCTTCTTTTCTGAGGAGCACAGGATGTGAGGAAACTGGAGAAGTAGACAAAAAGTATGGTATCCCTGACACAAGAGAAAACTTAGGTGGTGGCGTTAGAAATGCTGATGTCAAAATTCAGGAAACAGCAGCTGATCAGAGTGTTGCCACAGTGAGTACCAGCAGCAACACCTCTCACACAGAAACTGTAACCAGTTATGTTCAGGAAGCACCAGCAGCGCCTTCCAGTCAACTGCCTTCCCCCAGGACTTCCTTCCTAGAGTGTCCAGAGAGAGAGCCATTGATACTGAGACTGCCAAAGAGACTTGTCAACAGATCCTCGTGGTTTGAtttcccagaagaaaaaatGTAG